The proteins below are encoded in one region of Silene latifolia isolate original U9 population chromosome 2, ASM4854445v1, whole genome shotgun sequence:
- the LOC141641930 gene encoding mitochondrial import inner membrane translocase subunit TIM17-3-like: MDTVGLSFSCGTFLGFPYHLIKGRGMPIISRLHGAAMKSSRVGGFCAMLAIYSDVLAYPFCKLRGEGILTHPGDILACGAASGALLQAHRGLLRASGTALAVGGFFASLTALDAGYKPNNSEINTYAYPHYRPPQHRILAYPDL; the protein is encoded by the coding sequence ATGGATACCGTAGGATTGTCTTTCTCCTGCGGAACTTTCCTGGGATTCCCTTACCATTTGATCAAAGGAAGGGGTATGCCGATTATTTCTAGATTACATGGTGCAGCTATGAAATCTTCGCGTGTGGGTGGATTTTGCGCCATGCTAGCTATATACAGTGATGTACTTGCGTATCCTTTTTGCAAACTCCGCGGAGAAGGGATTCTGACTCACCCGGGAGACATTCTCGCCTGCGGTGCTGCTAGCGGTGCCCTACTGCAGGCCCATCGTGGCCTTCTTCGTGCCTCAGGCACAGCCCTTGCTGTTGGTGGATTCTTCGCTTCATTGACAGCCTTGGACGCAGGCTACAAGCCCAATAACTCTGAAATCAATACTTATGCTTATCCTCATTATCGTCCTCCTCAACACCGTATACTTGCGTATCCTGATTTATGA